One part of the Candidatus Methylomirabilota bacterium genome encodes these proteins:
- the ndhC gene encoding NADH-quinone oxidoreductase subunit A codes for MTEYSTILMVFAFAAAVAGALLGLPRLLAPRRLTPVKAEPFECGKDPLGIAEGRFAIKFSTIAILFIIIDIELLFVWPWAMLYRRLGWFGFVEMMVFMAILMVGFLYIWRKGGLEWE; via the coding sequence ATGACGGAATACAGCACCATCCTCATGGTCTTCGCCTTCGCGGCGGCGGTGGCGGGGGCGCTCCTGGGGTTGCCGCGGCTTCTGGCGCCGCGCCGGCTCACCCCCGTGAAGGCCGAGCCCTTCGAGTGCGGCAAGGACCCGCTGGGGATCGCCGAGGGCCGGTTCGCCATCAAGTTCTCGACCATCGCCATCCTCTTCATCATCATCGACATCGAGCTGCTCTTCGTCTGGCCGTGGGCCATGCTCTACCGTCGCCTGGGGTGGTTCGGCTTCGTCGAGATGATGGTCTTCATGGCGATCCTGATGGTGGGCTTCCTCTATATCTGGCGCAAAGGGGGACTGGAGTGGGAGTAG
- a CDS encoding NADH-quinone oxidoreductase subunit B: MGVGSFFTSKLDEAIGWARKYSIFQYPFVTACCGMEYMATACSHYDIDRFGAGLPRFSPRQADVLFVVGTISHKMAPVLKRVYDQMTEPKWVVAFGVCTCTGGFYDNYATVQGIDTIIPVDVYIPGCPPRPESVIDGLMKLQEKIAAGTQRF; the protein is encoded by the coding sequence GTGGGAGTAGGCAGCTTCTTCACCTCGAAGCTCGACGAGGCCATCGGCTGGGCGCGCAAGTACTCGATCTTCCAGTACCCGTTCGTGACCGCGTGCTGCGGCATGGAGTACATGGCGACCGCCTGCTCGCATTACGATATCGACCGCTTCGGCGCCGGGCTGCCCCGCTTTTCTCCCCGGCAAGCCGACGTCCTGTTCGTCGTGGGGACGATCTCGCACAAGATGGCGCCGGTGCTCAAGCGCGTGTACGACCAGATGACGGAGCCGAAGTGGGTGGTGGCCTTCGGCGTCTGCACGTGCACGGGCGGCTTCTACGACAACTACGCCACCGTGCAGGGCATCGACACGATCATCCCGGTGGACGTCTATATTCCCGGCTGTCCGCCCCGTCCCGAGAGCGTCATCGACGGCCTGATGAAGCTCCAGGAGAAGATCGCCGCCGGGACCCAGAGGTTTTAG
- a CDS encoding NADH-quinone oxidoreductase subunit C: MEGGAILAELRARFGDAVVETHAHRGDHTAVVTREALGEVLGHCRDDARLAFDVLMDLTAVDVSKLPGREDGPRFEVVYHLYSLRHNHRLRLKVRVSEDDPVVPTAVPLWPIADWLEREVWDMFGVRFQGHPALRRLLLYEEFVGHPLRKDYPVNRRQPLIGPRT, encoded by the coding sequence ATGGAAGGGGGGGCCATCCTCGCTGAGCTGCGGGCGCGGTTCGGCGATGCCGTCGTCGAGACCCACGCGCACCGCGGCGACCACACGGCGGTGGTGACCCGTGAGGCCCTCGGCGAGGTGCTCGGCCATTGCCGCGACGACGCGCGCCTGGCCTTCGACGTGCTGATGGACCTGACCGCGGTGGACGTCTCCAAGCTCCCCGGCCGCGAGGACGGGCCGCGCTTCGAGGTCGTCTACCACCTCTACTCGCTCCGCCACAACCACCGGCTGCGCCTCAAGGTCCGCGTGAGCGAGGACGACCCCGTGGTGCCGACGGCCGTCCCCCTCTGGCCGATCGCGGACTGGCTCGAGCGCGAGGTGTGGGACATGTTCGGGGTGCGCTTCCAGGGGCACCCCGCCCTCCGGCGCCTGCTCCTCTACGAGGAGTTCGTGGGTCATCCCCTGCGGAAGGACTACCCGGTCAACCGGCGCCAGCCGCTCATCGGGCCGAGGACCTGA